ACGTGAATAGATTCTTAAAACATTTAGGAAATGCATGGCTGGTAGGCACCCTGATATTTATAATTATCATGGCAATACTTTACGCAAGTGGTGTCTATCCTAATGGAATAAGTTGGGCCGAAGCCTGGGAGGAGTACTATGAAGGGATGATTTTTTCATTGATTATATATTGCGCCAACGCTATTTGGATTCAGTATTTACTCAATACTTACAAATATGATCTTTTTACCCCCAAAAGGTTTATTAAAGCGATTCTGGGAAACATTGGATTTTCTTTGATAGGAATTTTCATTTCAAAACTTATTCTTTTGGTTGGAATTCAAAACCAGCCGTTACTAGAATTTTTAGAAGATCAAGAAATAACGGATTATAGAATTTCTCTTTTAATTTCCATTGTCGTAGCCTTGATATTCTACTCGGTATGGTACTATAAGTATCGACAAGAGAATAAGGTCAAAGAACAAAAGATAATCGCGGGTACGGCATCGGCTAAGTTTGATGCCTTAAAAAATCAGTTAGACCCTCATTTTCTATTCAACAGTTTAAATGTGTTGACAAGTCTTATTGATGAGGATCCTAACCAAGCTCAAAAGTTTACTACTTCCCTATCCAAGGTCTACCGTTACGTACTGGAACAGAAAAATAAGGACTTGGTTTCTGTAGATGAGGAACTGCAGTTTGCCCG
This genomic window from Maribacter sp. MJ134 contains:
- a CDS encoding 2TM domain-containing protein, with translation MNRFLKHLGNAWLVGTLIFIIIMAILYASGVYPNGISWAEAWEEYYEGMIFSLIIYCANAIWIQYLLNTYKYDLFTPKRFIKAILGNIGFSLIGIFISKLILLVGIQNQPLLEFLEDQEITDYRISLLISIVVALIFYSVWYYKYRQENKVKEQKIIAGTASAKFDALKNQLDPHFLFNSLNVLTSLIDEDPNQAQKFTTSLSKVYRYVLEQKNKDLVSVDEELQFARTYVKLLKMRFEDSIVLDIPEKAINSEAKIVPLSLQLLLENAVKHNIVTSAKPLHIRIYEEEGLLKVTNNLQEKQVVKKSSGVGLQNIKQRYDLLSNRNMEIFNDGTNFTVQLPMLTQQVSVVETQEEFIDDKRYQKAKEKVEAVKGFYGNLIAYCIVIPCLALLNYKTTSFPWVIFPILGWGFGLLTHGMEAFGYNPLWGKRWEEKKLRELMDKEDF